Within Triticum dicoccoides isolate Atlit2015 ecotype Zavitan chromosome 1B, WEW_v2.0, whole genome shotgun sequence, the genomic segment ATAAAGAGCTCATCCGAGGACTCCGGGTACAAACCCAAGGCGAGGCAATCAGTGCTGCTCTTGCCACCACGCGGATACATGCCCATGTACCTGTTGATAAGAATGGGAAGTGATACTTCATATACAATTGGGTACCCGCGGAAATTTATTTgaagaatgtggttagttatgaaatCAGAAAGTTGTGGCTGAGCTTGGGTGTAGGCAGGTACACCGTATACCCATTAACTTTGAACACGACTTGGTGGCATTACAATTAGAGTCTTACAATTATACAAAAAAACTGAGCAAAACATGACTACAGTACAATTTAATAATAATGTTATTGTAAATATACTAGAAGAAGTAGAGTTATTTGGTTCCATGCTTAAAGATCAAACTAAAAATAGACCTTGCTGCCTTGCACAAAGACATGACCATCGGCTATCGGTAATGTCCATTGACACAAAGCACTAAAAAATGCTTCTGTCCACTGTGAAGTAACTACTAACAAGGTATGGTAAGCTAAAACATATGTATAAGCAACAATGTCGGATAACACATGCATAGTATTTATAGAGAGAGAATTTGTGATGCAACTGGTAACAGGTGAATACCATTTATGCCCGCAAACTTCAAATGTAGGAGAACGGACAAAGTGCTGAGAGTCCAATTCTAGGAAATTGTTCATGGTCCAAGTGTATGTCCCTTTGATGAATCCCTTCTTCTGGACAAAGAGGTTCTGAACTGTGGTAGCCTTTTTCTGAACCACGGCAGACTTCATTTCGGGAGAAGAGACGTCAATTTTTAATATCTCCACACCAAAGACACAACTATCATCAACCAGAAAAGCAGATGATTTCAGTAGCTCCTCAAGAGGAATCAAGCATTCCTTGTTCGAGTAGGTATTCTTGACATCGAAGTTGTAGCTAGCTGTGTTTAGGTAAAAGTTGAAAATTAGAGAAATAAACACTTGAAATATCCAAATTAACAAATAATCAACCTTTTCCCGCAAAAAATAATACAATCAACTGAGTTCAAAGTAGAGAAATCCATCTAAATAATGATTCTCAGAAAGCATGCATATGTACTCTAGAAGGTTGTCCCAATCAAAAAGAGTCTCAAGTGTGACACACAGTACAGAAGGTCGATGGATAAACTTAACAGCGAAGAAAATATGAAACGACTTGTTAATGGGCAAAGTAATTGATCATGTTACGACATTGATAGGTATTGATTTGTAATGATGGAATCTATAGCTCTAACTGGTGATGCAGTCGACTATGTACTCCCAGCTAAGATGATGGATGTACTTGAACAAACACATTCACGCGTCTACCTTTGCATCCACGATACATTCCTTTCGAATGGTTGAATATTGACAACTGAAACACTGCATGCACCGTGTGACCTGGCTCCAAGCCTCCCCGGAATATCATAAGAGAAAGAGCAACATATGGATTTCCTTTATCATCTTGTTTGCGATTTGGAGACACTTGAGCTTCTTGATTGTGCTTTGGAGTCACTTGCAGGCACCTGCGAAGGGAATTGAAGAAAAACGAAGTAAGCCTAGAAGTCATAACTGAATGAGTATAAGCCTAATTTCTTCACATGATGCATCCTCAAGGTTCATTGTCCGGCTGTTTTCATGGGTTCGCGTGATTGTGATTAATATTTCAACATGACTGAAACATGACCGTATGATATTTACACATCTATAATACGTTAATTTTGCAAAGTTCCTTTTGCGTTATGATGCGTACCACTTGTGCCCAAAGCAGTGAAAAAAAGAAGATATCGCCGAGGTAGCTTTCGTCTCAAGCAGCGCTGAGAAGTCATGCACCTTCCATTCTAAATCTGGAACATGGGTCTTTCCTAGACGCGCGGGAGCTGAAATTTGACAAGTGCATAAATCAAAATTATATAACAGAGAAAAAAAAGGATAGTAAATTTATGTGCAGGTTTGCAGTTCCAGTTAAACAAGTTGCAATATTCACCATGGTGAAAATAGAAGGGTGCAGAATAGTTCTCTATGTTCAGGTTATATGAATGAAAATCTTGCATACAGATACAGTACATgagcttttctcttcttttttgttTGGTTTGAAGAGGCCACTTTTCTCATAAGTATAAACAAATAGTGAGAAAAGTGGCAGGAGTTCAGGTTATTGAACCTGCCCACCTACCCACCGGCGTTCGAGTCCTCCCCATGAGGAATCCACTAGGGTGCTATCCGAGTTTATTCACGGAGAGATCTCACTTCTACCTAAGAAAGTCAAGGGAGAGATCTCACCGTGTATTTATAAGGGATTAATTGTTGTGAATTTCTAGTCTGACTTTTCGTTTATAGCAGAAACGATCTGAGGTTCAATCACAAAGGGCGGGCGAACATACCTGTGCTTCCGGAGTTGCCCATAGCTCCGCTCCTCCCTCTTCCCCTGCAAGTGAAATTGATCATCGGGCCATAGTAAGGGCACAATGAAGAAGATATCTAATCTTGATAATCATGCCTCATAGCAATAGCATGATCACACAGTTACTAAGGCATACAAAAATTATCCATATTGCCGCAATGCAGAGGTACAAGATGAACCTGAAAATAAACTAAACCCGATTTCTTTCGAAGCACGAAGACGATCACCAAGAAAGTCAATACAGTACTTACTAAGTCGCACTGCCAAACCCTGAAAGCCGAAACCCTTCAACGTAAAAGGCGAAAGCAAAAGTGGGATAGAGGAGGAAGACCTGGCTTGACTTGGGCGCGGATTGCACAATGGCTTGGTTTCCTGGGACGGACGGCGTCTTGTTAGGGCTGCGTGCTCAGGGAGAGGGGGATGGGATTTATGGAGGCTGCCTGTGCTCCGTATTCTACAGTTTTGGATTCTAACCAACTCGGGATATATATATCACGACGTAGGAGTAGTTTCCGGTAACCAGACGATTCCGGGATTTAAAACCACTCTGGACACGGCAGTGCACAGACGAAATCTGGACAATGTCCATCTCAAACGCTGCTGATTTGTGAAAAGATTGCAACCTAACGGATGATTTCATCCATCGTCCTTAATCCTGATAGCACTGCTTTTTTAGTAGCAGGCCCACGGCGTCAGCGACTCAGCGTCCCGTTCCGCGGTTTGCGTAGGATTCCGCGTGAACCCTATATCTCCCTTATTGCGAGACCTATTAATTCTAGAAAAATGTTTGAAAACATTCGGATAATTATCTTACTTTTGTACAGTATAAGCCACGCCCGGCAACGTCCGATCCCACGCATATCGTGTGGCGTGGAACGCTTCTGTGTCTTCCCAGGCAAAGGTAGCCCACCTTCGTGAGCTCGTAACATGTACTAGCATGCAGCGTCCTGCGAATGTATTTTTTGACGATCCTTTTTACAGCTGTAATTTTTTTTTGTTGAGAATCTTTTTACAGCTGTACTTGACACGCAATGCTTTATTTAACACAGTATAATTGGAGTCGCTCACATACACGAGCATACACTCATTCACATGAACGCACGCATGCACACCCTCACTACTGGAATTTTCGTATACGCCGGGTGTCGGCGTCTTCGCCGAGAGCCAAAACACGGGCACTCGGCAAAGTAAAGAACGCCGAGAGACCCACTCGGCAAAGGAAATAAATCGGCAAATACATGATGCTGCGGACAGTATTGCTCGGCAAACAGAGTACACTCGGCAAAGGCACTATTTGCCGAGGGCCATCTAGTCACACTCGGCAAAGTATTGCCACGTGGCACATTCGGCGGCAACTAACGGCACGGTGACGGTTGTAACTCTTTGcggatttagtcccacctcgcctatcGACTAACAAAAATACCTGTTTAGATAGTTCAATAGTCCGCCTGTGGTATTCTAAGAATGGATGCCGACGTCTTTTCAAATTTATGATCCACACTGTTACCGAGAGGGGCTCTCGGTAAGGGAGAAGTTTCCGAGAGTGGCTCTCGGTAATATTAAGGCCACcatcaaagtttagtcccacctggcCTAGAGACAAGCAACAAAACCTGTTTATATAGTGGGATAGTCCAGATGCATTAAGCTTCGGTATTCATTACACTCTTGTTAAAGGAGATGGACTATCACTTTGAATGTTCACCTGTCTCGAGTATATAACATTCAAAGTGATAGGCCATCTTCTTAATGGTGGATGCCGACGTTTTTTAATTAACGGTGTCATCACAGGGCCCTGCAAGTCTATGAGCTAACATCTGGGTATCGAAAGAGAACTTGTCCGGTTTGTGTAGTAAGTGTTGGTCCTGTTTCTCCGTTGGCCTCAAAACTTCTCATGCTCTAAGAGGGGGCAACGCATAGCGCGTGCCACGGCCTCGCATGTTTCGGGCACACATGCAATATTCGACAAATTTAGTGCTCTGCTAGGGTTTCATCGCCGGGAATTGCATATCAGCAAGGCAGCACATGAAATCATGCCGGGTAGCGCCATGGGgaatcatttgtgatgtccttGTGGCATGCCTAGGCCTTGCACACACGAGGGAGGGGCATGCCCTGCCACCGGGT encodes:
- the LOC119311042 gene encoding uncharacterized protein LOC119311042 codes for the protein MGNSGSTAPARLGKTHVPDLEWKVHDFSALLETKATSAISSFFHCFGHKWCLQVTPKHNQEAQVSPNRKQDDKGNPYVALSLMIFRGGLEPGHTVHAVFQLSIFNHSKGMYRGCKASYNFDVKNTYSNKECLIPLEELLKSSAFLVDDSCVFGVEILKIDVSSPEMKSAVVQKKATTVQNLFVQKKGFIKGTYTWTMNNFLELDSQHFVRSPTFEVCGHKWYMGMYPRGGKSSTDCLALGLYPESSDELFMESRKVFQMSLSILDQKNGKYYERTSGLLVRFSQGWSWSDFLPLKELQDLSRGYLIESNCVVKADLTIFGSSSDC